In Spirosoma aureum, a single genomic region encodes these proteins:
- a CDS encoding glutaminase family protein, giving the protein MTILTGYAQSGSTTKPALNPPATPLLTIDPYSSVWSFSNQLNGDATRHWTGQPQQLNGLIRVDGRTFRFMGNPSFAGETIVPSAQRQTYQARYVTDKPASESWTSPDFDDSQWATGEATFGSRDGDHTKWTTNDIYIRRTVTLDQVPDGPLVVDAIQNDNYELFINGERMTKVSGVSPIYRLTPTNRKASEVLRKGRNVIAFHSQNLSGPGFVDLGLVEERILNYKPATQTGRRTTATQSEYTFSVEGVELTVTFMAPLLMDNLDVLSRPVQYVSYSVRSTDGKQHDVQVYTDASSELAVNSPDQLVTWRRGKAGKLDYMRVGTADQKILGRKGDDVRIDWGYLYIASTTEPGTNRRIGSLASALNQFEREGRVTDMHERMPRTVSDSLPVLATSMELGKVDNKPVERHLLIGYDDIQSVEYFGKPLNAWWRRYTNGNTSIEQALQDAEVDYTKLKKQCDAFDKQLYADALKAGGAAYAELCIVAYRQAIAAHKLVAGPNGEAFFFSKENFSNGSIGTVDVTYPSAPLFLIYNPLLLKGMMEPIFQYSESGKWTKPFAAHDVGTYPLANGQTYGEDMPVEECGNMLILTAAIAAVEGNATYARQHWKTLTTWTDYLIKDGFDPANQLCTDDFAGHIARNANLSVKAIMGIASYGYLAGRLGDKAREKEYIEMARDLARKWMKLADNGDHYTLTFENEGTWSQKYNLVWDKLLKLDIFPKEVSQKEIAYYLTKQQPFGLPLDSRRTYTKSDWIIWTATLADRPADFDALIAPVLRFVNESPDRIPLSDWHETTDGKHVGFRARSVVGGYYIKMLAEKLK; this is encoded by the coding sequence ATGACCATTCTGACTGGGTATGCTCAATCAGGTAGTACGACCAAACCTGCCCTCAACCCGCCGGCAACCCCATTGTTGACCATTGATCCTTATTCGAGTGTATGGTCATTTAGTAACCAGCTTAACGGCGATGCAACTCGCCACTGGACAGGGCAACCGCAGCAATTAAATGGGTTGATTCGCGTTGATGGACGAACGTTTCGATTCATGGGTAATCCATCCTTTGCTGGTGAAACGATCGTTCCGTCTGCACAACGCCAGACTTATCAGGCTCGTTATGTGACCGATAAGCCAGCCTCCGAAAGCTGGACTAGCCCCGATTTCGATGATAGCCAATGGGCTACAGGAGAAGCTACGTTTGGAAGCCGGGATGGCGATCATACCAAATGGACAACCAATGATATTTATATCCGGCGAACTGTCACGCTGGATCAGGTACCTGATGGCCCGCTTGTCGTTGATGCTATTCAGAACGATAATTATGAGTTGTTCATCAATGGCGAACGGATGACCAAGGTGAGCGGTGTTTCGCCAATCTATCGGCTGACACCGACTAATCGCAAAGCGTCGGAGGTGTTGCGGAAAGGTCGGAATGTAATCGCTTTCCATAGTCAGAATTTGTCGGGTCCAGGTTTTGTCGATCTGGGGCTTGTTGAAGAGCGGATTCTGAACTATAAACCGGCCACACAAACCGGTCGACGGACAACGGCAACACAGTCTGAATACACTTTCTCGGTGGAGGGTGTTGAGCTAACGGTTACGTTCATGGCTCCTTTGCTCATGGATAATCTGGACGTCTTATCGAGACCTGTTCAGTATGTTAGCTACAGTGTACGATCGACCGATGGTAAGCAGCACGATGTACAGGTATATACTGATGCTTCGTCTGAACTTGCCGTTAATTCGCCTGATCAACTCGTAACCTGGCGCCGTGGTAAAGCCGGAAAGTTGGATTACATGCGTGTCGGTACAGCCGATCAGAAAATTTTGGGTAGGAAGGGCGATGATGTGCGGATCGACTGGGGGTATTTATATATCGCATCGACGACCGAGCCAGGCACGAATCGACGGATCGGGTCATTGGCCAGTGCATTGAACCAGTTTGAGCGCGAGGGACGTGTAACGGATATGCATGAACGCATGCCCCGCACCGTAAGCGATAGCCTGCCCGTTCTGGCCACCAGCATGGAATTGGGAAAAGTCGATAATAAACCAGTGGAGCGGCATTTGCTGATTGGGTATGATGATATTCAATCTGTGGAGTACTTCGGCAAACCGCTGAATGCCTGGTGGCGCCGATACACAAATGGGAACACATCCATTGAGCAAGCGCTACAGGATGCTGAAGTCGATTATACTAAATTAAAAAAGCAATGTGACGCGTTCGATAAGCAACTGTATGCTGATGCCTTGAAAGCAGGTGGCGCAGCCTATGCCGAGTTGTGTATTGTTGCCTATCGGCAGGCAATTGCAGCCCATAAACTGGTTGCTGGGCCAAACGGAGAAGCCTTCTTTTTCTCGAAAGAAAATTTCTCGAATGGCTCAATTGGCACTGTAGACGTAACCTATCCTTCAGCCCCGCTCTTTCTGATATATAACCCGCTATTATTGAAAGGGATGATGGAACCCATTTTTCAGTACTCTGAAAGCGGGAAATGGACCAAGCCCTTTGCTGCCCATGACGTTGGGACCTATCCGTTGGCGAATGGGCAAACATATGGTGAAGACATGCCGGTTGAAGAGTGCGGAAATATGTTGATTCTGACAGCAGCTATTGCCGCTGTCGAAGGGAATGCTACGTATGCCCGACAGCATTGGAAAACGCTGACAACCTGGACCGACTACCTGATTAAAGACGGTTTCGATCCGGCCAATCAACTCTGCACTGACGATTTTGCCGGCCATATTGCCCGCAACGCAAATCTATCGGTAAAAGCCATCATGGGCATTGCCAGTTATGGTTATCTGGCAGGTCGTCTGGGCGATAAAGCCCGTGAAAAGGAGTATATCGAGATGGCGCGCGACCTGGCCCGCAAGTGGATGAAACTCGCTGATAACGGGGATCACTATACCCTTACTTTTGAAAACGAAGGCACCTGGAGCCAGAAGTACAATCTGGTATGGGATAAACTGCTAAAACTGGACATTTTTCCTAAAGAAGTATCCCAGAAAGAAATTGCCTATTATCTAACAAAACAGCAACCATTTGGTCTACCTCTGGACAGCCGTAGAACATACACCAAATCAGACTGGATTATATGGACAGCTACACTGGCCGACCGCCCGGCCGATTTCGACGCGCTGATTGCACCTGTATTGCGGTTTGTGAACGAAAGCCCCGACCGGATTCCACTAAGCGACTGGCATGAAACCACCGATGGGAAGCATGTTGGTTTTCGGGCACGATCGGTTGTTGGCGGCTATTACATCAAAATGCTGGCAGAGAAACTAAAGTAA
- a CDS encoding oxidoreductase, translating into MTAPTPKTAIVLGATGLIGDLLTHRLVDSPLYEKVKVLVRKSLNWQHPRLQEVQFDFDYPNGLLTQADDIFCCLGTTMKKAGSKEVFRKVDYQYPMDIARLGLAAGAQQFAIVTAMGADANSTFFYNRVKGEVERDLTALNYPSLLIFRPSLLLGNRGGNRLGERLAEGAMRLFSPLIPAKYKGVEASKVANAMLTTMQQGLIGKHVFESDQLQMY; encoded by the coding sequence ATGACTGCACCTACTCCTAAAACAGCTATAGTCCTTGGTGCTACGGGGCTTATCGGCGACCTGCTTACTCATCGACTGGTCGATTCTCCCCTCTATGAAAAAGTTAAAGTTCTGGTGCGAAAGTCGTTAAACTGGCAGCACCCTCGCTTACAGGAGGTTCAATTCGATTTCGACTACCCCAATGGCCTACTGACCCAAGCCGACGATATCTTCTGCTGCCTGGGTACAACGATGAAAAAGGCAGGTTCAAAGGAGGTTTTTCGAAAAGTTGATTACCAGTATCCAATGGATATTGCCCGATTAGGTCTGGCTGCTGGTGCTCAGCAATTCGCTATTGTTACTGCTATGGGTGCCGATGCAAATTCAACGTTTTTTTATAATCGGGTTAAAGGGGAAGTAGAACGCGATCTTACAGCGCTGAACTATCCGTCATTATTGATTTTTCGACCTTCCCTCCTCCTCGGAAACCGGGGAGGAAATCGGTTAGGTGAACGGCTGGCCGAAGGTGCCATGCGGTTGTTTTCTCCTCTTATTCCAGCAAAATATAAAGGGGTTGAAGCATCTAAAGTCGCGAATGCCATGCTGACTACCATGCAACAGGGGTTGATAGGCAAACATGTATTTGAATCGGATCAGTTACAGATGTATTGA
- a CDS encoding TonB-dependent receptor plug domain-containing protein: MHHTIHRTTILSLLTAIGLLSAFRFINNDDFIKQLLVKFQTYNQQRPLEKVYIHTDRAIYLTGETIWMKGYIFDGNTHGIDTISRVLYVDLVDPYARRIRLRSQLRATTSYAPGQLALPDSLAAGTYLLQAYTNYMRNFPEAYYFTKTLTILRTDGATTKPASAVIVKSNRLDVQFLPEGGQLVEGLEARVAFKAVNASGHNQTVEGFVLNAKKDTVTGLSSTHLGMGFFTLTPEVGQTYTGFVKQADGSLEPYPLPIVQPQGVIMQVDNLSNKDHIRVYLRHNKTSADPAAMMTLLAQTRGRVIQVAKVPLSKKGSLVQLPKVDFPEGITQLTLFDETNKPACERLVFVTKNEQINIGLSTDKASYKNREKVELTISTTDPAGKPVAANLSLAALDARQAPEVDSNSASIVSHLLLSSDLTGTIEQPGYYFNSIHKDRWQQLDLLLMTQGWRRFTWTEVLGDTIQPVKYHVERGLSLTGRVLRPNQKGIASKVKLTFVLSRRDSTRDFLTGDSDESGHFGAYDLDFTDTTTVLIQGVKGKANRDLAISLDQLLTPTVTITRIPYNPLEFRSDELAEFIRRTKEYQEIERQIRRNGEVLLQSVTVKAKKFQEHDSRTIYGTPDASIKFDQMNTAGRMTILDVIQGRIAGVQVIGNGLSARVQIRGAANFSGPVEPLFVLDGMPMDLQAVLGVSVQDVDRIDVLKGPSAAIYGSRGAVVLFLF, encoded by the coding sequence ATGCACCACACCATCCATCGAACAACCATTCTTAGTCTGCTAACGGCGATTGGTTTACTATCGGCATTTCGCTTTATAAACAACGATGACTTTATAAAACAATTATTAGTTAAATTCCAGACTTATAACCAACAACGACCTCTCGAAAAAGTATATATCCATACAGACCGTGCTATTTATCTCACCGGTGAAACGATCTGGATGAAAGGCTATATTTTCGATGGGAATACTCACGGTATTGATACCATCAGTCGGGTGCTTTATGTGGATTTAGTCGATCCGTATGCCCGGCGTATTCGCCTTCGATCACAACTTCGGGCCACAACAAGTTATGCGCCTGGTCAGCTTGCTTTACCTGATTCGTTAGCGGCTGGAACATATCTGCTTCAGGCCTATACAAACTACATGCGCAACTTCCCGGAAGCTTATTACTTTACCAAAACACTGACGATTCTGCGGACGGATGGCGCAACTACAAAGCCTGCAAGTGCAGTAATAGTTAAGTCAAATCGACTGGATGTACAGTTTTTGCCCGAAGGAGGCCAATTGGTTGAGGGTTTAGAAGCAAGGGTAGCGTTTAAAGCGGTTAATGCATCGGGACATAACCAGACAGTTGAAGGGTTTGTGCTGAACGCAAAGAAAGATACGGTCACGGGTCTTTCCAGCACACATTTGGGTATGGGCTTTTTTACCCTTACTCCTGAAGTCGGCCAGACTTATACGGGATTCGTCAAACAGGCCGACGGATCGCTGGAGCCCTATCCATTACCAATTGTTCAGCCGCAGGGGGTGATCATGCAGGTAGATAATCTGAGTAATAAGGATCACATTCGGGTGTATCTGCGTCACAACAAAACCAGTGCTGACCCTGCGGCCATGATGACGCTTCTGGCTCAGACGCGCGGACGGGTGATTCAGGTTGCCAAAGTGCCTTTATCGAAAAAAGGCTCGCTGGTACAGCTACCTAAAGTTGATTTTCCCGAAGGAATCACCCAACTCACGCTTTTCGATGAAACAAATAAACCAGCCTGTGAGCGACTTGTCTTCGTTACAAAAAATGAGCAAATCAATATCGGTCTGTCGACCGACAAAGCATCCTATAAAAACCGCGAGAAAGTTGAGTTGACCATCTCTACAACGGATCCAGCAGGTAAGCCTGTGGCTGCTAATCTATCATTGGCCGCTCTTGACGCCCGACAGGCACCTGAAGTCGACTCGAATAGCGCCAGTATAGTATCGCATCTGTTGCTTTCATCGGACCTGACGGGTACGATTGAACAACCAGGTTACTACTTCAACTCCATCCATAAAGATCGCTGGCAGCAACTGGACTTGCTCCTGATGACGCAGGGATGGCGACGCTTTACCTGGACCGAAGTGCTGGGTGATACGATTCAGCCCGTTAAATACCATGTTGAACGCGGGTTATCGCTCACAGGTCGGGTGCTCCGGCCCAATCAGAAAGGAATTGCCAGTAAAGTGAAGTTGACGTTTGTCTTGTCCAGGCGTGATAGCACACGCGACTTTCTGACTGGCGATAGCGATGAGTCGGGTCATTTCGGCGCTTATGACCTTGATTTTACAGACACAACAACAGTATTGATTCAGGGTGTTAAGGGCAAAGCAAACCGTGATCTGGCTATTTCGCTCGATCAGTTACTGACTCCAACCGTTACCATCACACGCATACCGTATAATCCCCTTGAATTTAGGTCTGATGAATTGGCCGAATTCATTAGACGTACCAAAGAATATCAGGAAATAGAGCGGCAAATTCGCCGGAATGGAGAGGTATTGCTCCAATCTGTTACGGTAAAGGCGAAGAAGTTTCAGGAACATGACTCCCGAACGATTTATGGCACACCCGATGCCAGCATCAAATTCGATCAGATGAATACAGCTGGCCGAATGACCATTCTGGATGTGATTCAGGGGCGAATTGCGGGTGTGCAGGTAATTGGCAACGGTCTGAGTGCACGGGTACAGATTCGGGGGGCGGCTAATTTTAGTGGACCCGTTGAACCCTTGTTTGTACTGGACGGTATGCCTATGGATTTGCAGGCTGTGCTTGGTGTATCGGTGCAGGACGTTGATCGCATCGATGTGTTAAAGGGACCGTCGGCTGCTATTTATGGCTCTCGGGGGGCGGTGGTGTTATTTCTATTCTGA